One stretch of Desulfatibacillum aliphaticivorans DSM 15576 DNA includes these proteins:
- a CDS encoding NAD(P)-dependent oxidoreductase, giving the protein MSLDNDKPVLVYYTMLNYAPAAEKLMTDNFRVIILENPEELKPVVMDRAEVLLAPLGYYLGKEIMDACPKLRAIGSNTTGHPHIDVDYAREKGVKVVTLKDHQDFLDTITPTAELTWGLIIALTRNIVPGFKSVLDGQWARWPFGGKAMLSRMSLGVAGLGRLGKLTASYGVAFGMDVKYYDPFVEKSPVDGITKLSSLEELVESSDIVTIHIPHEPETENLFSAEMFEKFKDGAFFVNTSRGELVDHDALLKALESGKLAGAAVDVLDGEFDPDFGSKVLDQPLVKYAQEHDNLIITPHIGGSTLDAWSLTQEYTIAKIIEGLGL; this is encoded by the coding sequence ATGAGCCTGGATAATGACAAACCGGTTTTGGTCTACTACACCATGTTGAACTACGCCCCGGCGGCGGAAAAACTCATGACCGACAATTTTCGGGTGATCATCCTGGAAAACCCGGAGGAACTCAAGCCTGTGGTCATGGATCGCGCCGAGGTGCTTCTCGCCCCCTTGGGCTATTACCTGGGCAAGGAGATCATGGACGCCTGCCCCAAACTCAGGGCCATCGGCTCCAACACCACGGGCCACCCCCACATTGACGTGGACTATGCCCGGGAAAAAGGCGTCAAGGTGGTGACCCTCAAGGACCATCAGGACTTTCTGGACACCATCACCCCCACGGCCGAGCTTACCTGGGGCCTGATCATCGCCCTGACCCGCAACATCGTCCCCGGCTTCAAGTCCGTGCTGGACGGCCAGTGGGCCAGGTGGCCCTTCGGCGGCAAGGCCATGCTCTCCCGCATGAGCCTGGGCGTGGCCGGTCTGGGCAGGCTGGGCAAGCTGACGGCTTCCTACGGCGTGGCCTTCGGCATGGACGTCAAATACTACGATCCCTTTGTTGAAAAATCCCCGGTGGACGGGATAACAAAACTCTCCTCCTTGGAAGAGCTTGTGGAGAGCAGCGACATCGTGACCATCCACATCCCCCACGAGCCGGAAACCGAAAACCTGTTCTCCGCCGAGATGTTCGAAAAATTCAAGGACGGCGCCTTTTTCGTCAACACCTCCCGGGGCGAGTTGGTGGATCACGACGCCTTGCTGAAGGCCCTGGAGTCCGGCAAACTGGCCGGCGCGGCCGTGGACGTCCTGGACGGCGAGTTCGATCCGGATTTTGGCTCCAAGGTTCTGGATCAACCCCTGGTGAAATACGCCCAGGAGCATGACAACCTGATCATCACGCCCCATATCGGCGGGTCCACCCTGGACGCATGGAGCCTGACCCAGGAGTACACTATTGCCAAGATCATCGAGGGGCTGGGGCTGTAA